A single Brachybacterium sillae DNA region contains:
- the rdgB gene encoding RdgB/HAM1 family non-canonical purine NTP pyrophosphatase has translation MTAPVVVPASARALLATHNRGKLEELRRILAEAVPGFTEESLVSAGGLELPDVVENGVTFAENALLKARAACAATGLVAIADDSGLAVDVLGGAPGVFSARWSGRHGDDAANNALLLAQLGDVPDEHRGAEFVCAAVMVTPQGREVVETGRMRGRLLRGPRGGGGFGYDPLFIPDGEDRTSAELSPAEKDAISHRGRAFRALLPALRDALA, from the coding sequence ATGACCGCGCCCGTGGTCGTCCCCGCTAGCGCCCGCGCCCTCCTGGCGACACACAACCGCGGCAAACTCGAGGAACTGCGGCGGATCCTGGCCGAGGCGGTCCCCGGGTTCACCGAGGAGTCGCTGGTCTCCGCCGGCGGACTCGAGCTGCCGGACGTCGTCGAGAACGGCGTGACGTTCGCCGAGAACGCCCTGCTGAAGGCCCGGGCGGCCTGCGCCGCCACCGGGCTGGTGGCGATCGCCGACGATTCCGGCCTTGCGGTGGACGTGCTCGGCGGGGCCCCCGGGGTGTTCTCGGCCCGCTGGAGCGGACGCCACGGCGACGACGCCGCGAACAACGCCCTGTTGCTGGCCCAGCTCGGGGACGTCCCGGACGAGCACCGTGGCGCCGAGTTCGTCTGCGCGGCGGTGATGGTCACCCCTCAGGGGCGCGAGGTCGTCGAGACGGGGCGCATGCGCGGGCGTCTTCTGCGCGGCCCCCGCGGGGGAGGGGGTTTCGGCTACGACCCGCTGTTCATACCCGATGGGGAGGACCGCACCTCGGCGGAGCTCAGCCCCGCGGAGAAGGACGCCATCTCGCACCGCGGCCGCGCCTTCCGGGCGCTGCTCCCGGCGCTGCGGGACGCCCTGGCCTGA
- a CDS encoding NUDIX hydrolase family protein gives MDRTAVDTEGAWFDPEHMAALRRQLPIAYVDIVPVRTDVDGQVSQVGLLLRASGAGRIVRSIVSGRILVHETIREAISRHVEKDLGPMALPRIPVSPVPFTVAEYFPTPGLSPFHDPRQHAISLAYIVPVDGETAPQEDALDLGWFDVSELTEDGVLAELEGGHDVIVRRALAHAGVC, from the coding sequence ATGGACCGCACCGCCGTCGACACCGAAGGGGCCTGGTTCGACCCCGAGCACATGGCCGCGCTGCGCCGCCAGCTACCGATCGCGTACGTCGACATCGTGCCGGTGCGCACGGACGTCGACGGACAGGTGAGCCAGGTGGGGCTGCTGTTGCGCGCCAGCGGCGCCGGACGGATCGTCCGCTCCATCGTCTCCGGTCGGATCCTGGTGCACGAGACCATCCGTGAAGCGATCTCCCGGCACGTGGAGAAGGACCTCGGGCCGATGGCGCTGCCGCGGATCCCGGTGAGCCCGGTGCCGTTCACCGTGGCCGAGTACTTCCCCACCCCGGGGCTCAGCCCGTTCCACGACCCGCGGCAGCATGCCATCTCCCTGGCGTACATCGTGCCGGTCGACGGAGAGACCGCCCCGCAGGAGGACGCCCTGGACCTGGGGTGGTTCGACGTGTCCGAGCTGACCGAGGACGGGGTCCTCGCAGAGCTCGAGGGCGGGCACGACGTGATCGTGCGGCGCGCCCTCGCCCACGCCGGGGTGTGCTGA
- a CDS encoding histidine phosphatase family protein, with protein MTLFGLVRHGQTDYNLRGLFQGSSDIPLNDTGREQAHHALEPLPAIPWDTVVSSPLQRAEQTARIIAEDHDIPWGGTDVRLREIDWGAAEGRPVDEMERLYPDRSFPGREDHQQVADRGYDALEDLEQRFPGKNVLVVAHGTLIRFLLSGIAERPLDSIPNGTLSVITLEGTTWGVEMIAGVAEERIVQVRSHDQNPRFILDKPALIPGAAPRPL; from the coding sequence GTGACGCTGTTCGGACTCGTCCGCCACGGACAGACCGACTACAACCTCCGCGGACTGTTCCAGGGGTCCAGCGACATCCCGCTCAACGACACCGGCCGGGAGCAGGCGCATCACGCCCTCGAACCTCTGCCGGCGATCCCGTGGGACACGGTGGTCTCCTCACCTCTGCAGCGCGCCGAGCAGACCGCACGCATCATCGCCGAGGATCATGACATCCCCTGGGGCGGCACCGACGTGAGGCTGCGCGAGATCGACTGGGGCGCCGCGGAGGGCCGACCGGTGGACGAGATGGAACGTCTGTACCCGGATCGCTCCTTCCCCGGTCGCGAGGACCACCAGCAGGTCGCGGACCGCGGATACGACGCCCTGGAGGACCTCGAACAGCGTTTCCCGGGGAAGAACGTCCTGGTCGTCGCCCATGGCACGCTGATCCGCTTCCTGTTGTCCGGCATCGCCGAGCGGCCGCTCGACTCCATCCCCAACGGCACCCTCTCCGTGATCACCCTGGAGGGGACGACCTGGGGGGTGGAGATGATCGCGGGCGTCGCCGAGGAGCGGATCGTGCAGGTGCGGTCGCACGATCAGAACCCCCGGTTCATCCTCGACAAACCGGCGCTCATCCCCGGAGCCGCACCCCGCCCCCTCTGA